GCAGACCTCTCAGGAGATCATTGCCAAAGCGGAGGAGGAGGCAGCTGCCAAGCTGCAGAAGGCCGAACAGGAGGCAGCGCGCATCGTGGAAGAGGGAAAGGCGCAAGCGGCCCGCTTCCAGCAGAATGCCGAGCGAGCCCTGCAGCAAGCAGCACGCGATACCATCC
This genomic stretch from Calditrichota bacterium harbors:
- a CDS encoding V-type ATP synthase subunit E is translated as MEVKLESLIEKIKQEGIEEARQTSQEIIAKAEEEAAAKLQKAEQEAARIVEEGKAQAARFQQNAERALQQAARDTI